A genomic segment from Lutibacter sp. A80 encodes:
- a CDS encoding ferredoxin family protein produces MPIKSINGCIGCEECIKSCPTDVIRLNPDSKKAEILYPEDCQICHLCRMYCPVDAITITPDKSIPVIVSWG; encoded by the coding sequence ATGCCAATTAAAAGTATTAATGGATGTATTGGTTGCGAGGAATGCATTAAAAGCTGTCCTACAGATGTAATTAGGTTAAATCCTGATTCAAAAAAAGCCGAAATTTTATATCCGGAAGATTGTCAAATATGTCACCTCTGTCGTATGTATTGTCCTGTTGACGCTATTACAATCACACCAGATAAATCTATACCAGTAATTGTATCATGGGGTTAG
- a CDS encoding endonuclease — MKKTTLSILLFITIIPFYGQIQSYYLDLDLEKTGNELFLELSEKLESTHSAIPYTGPSIDVWEACRRADEDPDNADNVLLIYGYNDTDGIPNTDRSRDKDLKDTGGGDPERWNREHVFAKSLANPGLGTDEPGPGTDVHNLRPADSERNSDRSNRKFTDGSGNSGTVSSNGGWYPGDEWKGDIARIVMYMYTRYHGAGNQISQTNCLPINVGFGTTLTVDENMVDLFLKWNVEDPVSDFEANRNEVLAGIQGNRNPFIDNPYLATLIWGGLQAEDKWWSDNTSDNEAPTSPSNLITSNTTNESTVITWDASTDNVAIYDYLIYLNGEYLQSENSTTNSTIISGLNASTNYTVTIKARDVASNLSGEGEVSFTTLEGPYYLINEDFENCANVQFVAYNEESNKNWECSTVFGENNSGSYGMNGFNEDVTSKDWLITTSPINFDESTAEKLSFYTDAAYGSSTLELVYSSNYDGSSNPSDFTWTAMPNINIPTHSNGGSTEEVYSFSNVDISSITGTVYIAFKYYSNGSPTRWTVDSFEITAEISDDIDEDGVLNEDDLCPNTPAGEPVDENGCSNGQLDDDEDGVENSIDICPNTPEGESVDENGCSDSQLDDDIDGVMNNIDTCPDTPAGETVDENGCSDSQLDDDGDGVVNNVDTCPNTPEGETVDENGCSDSQLDDDNDGVMNNIDTCPDTPAGETVDENGCSDSQLDDDGDGVMNNIDLCENSTPGSSVNTSGCFTLPANNFSIQTISETCPDKNNGQILITAQEDYTYNVTLNGTAATLQNKDLEPGNYTICIEVAGEDYEQCFDVVIEEGTIISGKASVSSGKVSINISEGTAPFNVFVNDTLILQTLDSSFTINAKYGDSIQIKSSVTCEGVFSKNMNLVESITAYPNPTKGTFEIAVPVSQSTMKIEIYNTQSQLISTKNYEVVNGKVQLNLSNNTVGLYFAKVYLDSPVLLKIIKE, encoded by the coding sequence TTGAAAAAAACTACACTCTCAATACTGCTATTTATAACAATTATCCCTTTTTATGGGCAAATTCAAAGTTATTATCTTGATTTAGATTTAGAAAAAACTGGTAACGAACTATTTTTAGAGCTTTCTGAAAAATTAGAAAGTACACATTCAGCTATTCCATATACAGGACCTTCTATAGATGTTTGGGAGGCTTGTAGACGTGCTGATGAAGATCCAGATAATGCAGATAATGTATTGTTAATTTATGGATATAACGATACCGATGGAATTCCTAATACAGATAGATCTAGAGATAAAGATTTAAAAGATACTGGAGGTGGTGACCCTGAAAGATGGAACAGAGAACACGTATTTGCAAAATCTTTAGCAAACCCAGGTTTAGGAACTGATGAACCTGGTCCTGGAACTGATGTACACAATTTACGACCTGCAGATTCAGAAAGAAATTCAGATAGGAGTAATAGAAAATTTACAGATGGATCTGGTAATTCTGGTACAGTTTCTAGTAATGGAGGTTGGTATCCTGGAGATGAGTGGAAAGGAGATATTGCTAGAATTGTAATGTATATGTACACCAGATACCATGGCGCTGGAAATCAAATTTCTCAAACAAATTGTTTACCTATTAATGTTGGTTTTGGAACTACATTAACGGTTGATGAAAATATGGTTGACTTATTTTTAAAATGGAATGTAGAAGATCCTGTATCTGATTTTGAAGCTAATAGAAACGAGGTTTTAGCCGGCATACAAGGTAATAGAAATCCATTTATAGACAATCCATATTTAGCAACCTTAATTTGGGGAGGTTTGCAAGCTGAAGACAAATGGTGGTCTGATAATACTTCTGATAACGAAGCTCCAACTTCACCTTCAAATTTAATAACATCTAATACTACCAACGAAAGCACTGTAATTACTTGGGATGCTTCAACAGATAATGTTGCGATATATGATTATTTAATTTATTTAAATGGAGAGTACTTACAATCTGAAAATTCAACTACAAATTCAACAATAATTTCAGGATTAAATGCTTCAACTAATTATACAGTAACTATAAAAGCTAGAGATGTAGCATCTAATTTATCCGGTGAAGGAGAAGTTAGTTTTACAACTTTAGAAGGGCCATATTATTTAATAAATGAAGATTTTGAAAATTGTGCAAATGTTCAATTTGTTGCATATAATGAAGAAAGTAACAAAAATTGGGAATGCAGTACTGTTTTTGGAGAAAATAATTCTGGATCTTATGGTATGAATGGATTTAACGAAGATGTAACGAGCAAAGATTGGTTAATTACAACTTCTCCAATAAATTTTGACGAAAGTACAGCTGAAAAATTAAGTTTTTACACCGATGCCGCTTATGGAAGTTCAACTTTAGAATTGGTTTATTCTTCAAATTACGATGGATCAAGTAATCCTAGTGATTTTACATGGACTGCAATGCCTAATATTAACATTCCTACACATTCAAATGGAGGTTCAACAGAAGAGGTTTATTCGTTTTCAAATGTAGATATTAGTTCAATTACTGGAACTGTTTATATAGCATTTAAATACTATTCTAATGGAAGTCCAACAAGATGGACTGTTGATAGTTTTGAAATTACTGCTGAAATTAGTGATGATATTGATGAAGATGGTGTTTTAAATGAAGATGATTTATGTCCAAATACGCCTGCTGGTGAACCTGTTGATGAAAATGGTTGCTCAAATGGCCAATTAGATGATGATGAAGATGGTGTAGAAAATAGTATTGATATTTGTCCAAATACTCCTGAAGGTGAATCTGTTGATGAAAATGGATGTTCAGACAGTCAATTAGATGATGATATTGACGGTGTTATGAACAATATAGATACCTGTCCAGATACTCCTGCTGGAGAAACTGTTGATGAAAACGGTTGTTCAGACAGTCAATTAGATGATGACGGAGATGGTGTTGTAAATAATGTAGATACTTGTCCAAATACTCCTGAAGGTGAAACTGTTGATGAAAATGGCTGTTCAGACAGTCAATTAGATGATGATAATGATGGTGTTATGAACAATATAGATACCTGTCCAGATACTCCTGCTGGAGAAACTGTTGATGAAAACGGTTGTTCAGACAGTCAATTAGACGATGACGGAGATGGTGTTATGAATAATATTGATTTATGTGAAAATTCAACACCTGGTTCAAGTGTTAATACTTCTGGTTGTTTTACATTGCCAGCAAATAACTTTAGCATTCAAACTATTAGTGAAACGTGCCCTGATAAAAACAACGGTCAAATTTTAATAACTGCCCAAGAAGATTATACATATAACGTTACATTAAATGGTACTGCCGCTACTTTACAAAATAAAGATTTAGAGCCTGGAAATTATACAATTTGTATTGAAGTAGCAGGTGAAGATTATGAACAATGTTTTGATGTTGTTATAGAAGAAGGAACAATAATATCTGGTAAAGCAAGCGTTAGTTCTGGTAAAGTTTCAATAAATATTTCAGAAGGAACAGCTCCTTTTAATGTATTTGTAAATGACACTTTAATTTTACAAACATTAGACTCCTCATTTACTATAAATGCTAAATATGGAGATAGTATTCAGATTAAAAGTAGTGTAACCTGTGAAGGTGTGTTTTCTAAAAACATGAATTTAGTTGAAAGTATAACAGCATATCCTAATCCAACAAAAGGTACCTTTGAAATTGCTGTTCCTGTTTCACAAAGCACTATGAAAATTGAAATTTATAATACACAATCTCAACTAATATCTACAAAAAATTACGAGGTAGTAAATGGTAAAGTTCAATTAAACCTATCCAACAATACTGTTGGTTTATACTTTGCCAAAGTATATTTAGATAGTCCTGTTTTACTTAAAATTATAAAAGAATAA
- a CDS encoding reprolysin-like metallopeptidase, whose product MRYLNIRFLLIIIIVTTQYFSASAQKSDNLWSKKSISEKGSASKLARKSIPKAYTLYDLDLETLKNKLKNAPKRKEDLKNSSVTLNFPNGNGELENYEIFETPILSDKLQKKYPTIKSYIGKSVKNPGTTIRFSVTAAGLNAMTLINSGESTFIDPYTKNKTSYLVYKKTDTPEPEEEFVCKFDDYNTEIKHRTKTTSNTSSKAENANDGKLRTYRLAIATTGEYAQFHLSQQGIAETETDSVKKVAVLSAIATTMTRVNGIFERDVALTMVLVDNNTDIIFLDATTDGFTNDDSEELIDQSQSIINSTIGTDNYDIGHTFSTGGGGLAQLNSPCTSNGKASGITGSNNPIGDTYDIDYVAHEMGHQFGAHHTFNTSSGNCNGNINQGTAVEPGSGSTIMAYAGLCSPQNIQNASDAYFHYVSIQEMWANITEGNSSACAEISNTNNNTPVIESLQNYTIPVSTPFVLSATASDADNDLLTYTWEQIDTESATHPLVSTATGGPAFRSLEPNENPERTFPNMSTILGGNTSNQWEVLPSVSRTMTFAVTVRDNNENGGQTASDITEITFSDKAEAFKLTTQTTQESWDAGTAQIINWDVANTDSSPINCSHVNILFSEDGGLTYPITLASNVLNNGTHTIVSPNITTTTGRIKIESVGNIFFNVNTANISVQSSEFIMNFENFNLDACAPDNVVYNMTYNTFLDFNEETTFSATGLPDGTSVSFNPTTATANNTAVEMTITGIDNDNVGFYNITVTGTSTSTTKNTAIELNIFSSQINTPILSFPENESSGLLAPYNLSWNEDENIKNYIIEIASDALFETVLETATLNSSYFEPQSLEFNTTYYWRIKGTNNCSESAFSNYYSFTTANVVCDSYTSINKPINIPDNNTTGANSNISITTNKIITDVNVTVTAPHEWVGDLSLYLISPTGTKVLLSANNGNEGLNYTNTNFDDSAEVSITSGTPPFTGTFKPQGNLAAFNEEESYGDWILQAIDAGPEDTGSINSWSIEICGVAVNSNDDDKDGVFNEDDICPETPLGSTVDSSGCPIFSLPADNFTIETISETCPNKDNGQILISAKETYTYNVTLNGVAAALQNTDLPPGNYTICIGVEEDENYKQCYDVVIDEGTTISGKVAIDSGKAAIEIEQGTGPFIVYVNNKITLETAAPIFTINVNHGDKVEIKSSVSCEGVFAKTINLFDEIIAYPNPTKGNLEIALPVSVNTVKIEVYNIQSQLISVQNYTVTNNKVQLNLANNATGLYFAKVYLEEPIVLKIIKE is encoded by the coding sequence ATGAGGTATTTAAATATTAGATTTTTATTAATAATTATAATTGTTACCACTCAATATTTTTCTGCTTCTGCTCAAAAATCGGATAATCTTTGGTCTAAAAAATCTATTTCAGAAAAAGGTTCAGCTTCAAAATTAGCAAGAAAATCTATACCTAAAGCATATACACTGTACGATTTAGATTTAGAAACTTTGAAAAACAAGTTAAAAAATGCTCCAAAAAGAAAAGAAGATTTAAAAAACTCTAGTGTTACTTTAAATTTTCCAAATGGCAATGGTGAATTAGAAAATTATGAGATTTTTGAAACACCTATTTTATCTGATAAACTTCAAAAAAAATACCCAACAATTAAATCTTACATCGGAAAAAGTGTTAAAAATCCGGGGACAACTATACGATTTAGTGTTACAGCTGCTGGTTTAAATGCTATGACATTAATAAATTCTGGAGAATCAACATTTATAGATCCTTATACCAAAAATAAAACATCGTATTTAGTATATAAAAAAACTGATACGCCTGAACCAGAAGAGGAGTTTGTTTGTAAATTCGATGATTATAATACTGAAATTAAGCATAGAACTAAAACAACTTCAAATACATCATCAAAAGCAGAAAATGCAAATGATGGAAAATTAAGAACCTACAGATTAGCCATTGCTACAACTGGTGAATATGCTCAATTTCATTTATCACAACAAGGAATTGCTGAAACCGAAACCGATTCTGTTAAAAAGGTTGCCGTATTATCTGCTATAGCAACAACTATGACACGTGTTAATGGTATTTTTGAAAGAGATGTGGCTTTAACAATGGTTTTAGTTGATAACAATACAGACATTATTTTTTTAGATGCAACAACAGATGGTTTTACAAACGATGATTCTGAAGAATTAATTGATCAAAGTCAATCAATAATAAACAGCACCATTGGAACCGATAATTATGATATTGGACATACTTTTAGTACTGGAGGTGGAGGTTTAGCTCAATTAAATTCACCTTGTACCTCTAATGGAAAAGCCAGTGGAATTACAGGTTCTAACAATCCTATTGGAGATACTTATGATATTGATTATGTTGCACATGAAATGGGACATCAATTTGGGGCGCATCATACATTTAATACAAGTTCTGGAAATTGTAATGGTAACATTAATCAAGGTACTGCTGTTGAACCAGGAAGTGGCTCAACTATTATGGCATACGCTGGTTTATGCTCTCCTCAAAATATTCAAAATGCAAGTGATGCTTATTTTCACTATGTAAGTATTCAAGAAATGTGGGCAAATATTACTGAAGGAAATAGTAGTGCTTGTGCTGAAATTTCTAATACCAATAATAACACTCCGGTAATTGAAAGCCTTCAAAATTATACAATCCCTGTTTCTACACCTTTTGTTTTATCCGCAACTGCTTCAGATGCAGATAATGATCTTTTAACATATACTTGGGAACAAATAGATACTGAATCCGCAACACATCCCCTTGTTTCTACTGCAACTGGAGGTCCGGCATTTAGATCTCTAGAACCAAATGAAAACCCCGAAAGAACATTTCCTAATATGTCAACTATTTTAGGTGGTAATACATCTAATCAATGGGAGGTTTTACCTTCTGTTTCACGAACAATGACGTTTGCGGTTACTGTTAGAGATAATAACGAAAACGGAGGGCAAACCGCCAGTGATATAACAGAAATAACATTTTCAGATAAAGCAGAAGCTTTTAAATTAACAACACAGACTACCCAAGAAAGTTGGGATGCAGGTACAGCACAAATAATTAACTGGGATGTTGCTAATACCGATAGTTCACCTATAAATTGCTCTCATGTAAATATTTTATTTTCTGAAGATGGGGGATTAACATATCCTATTACCTTAGCTTCTAATGTGCTAAATAATGGTACACATACTATTGTAAGCCCTAATATTACAACAACAACCGGAAGAATTAAAATTGAAAGTGTTGGTAATATCTTTTTTAACGTAAACACTGCAAATATTTCAGTACAATCTTCAGAATTTATTATGAATTTTGAAAACTTTAATTTAGATGCTTGTGCTCCAGATAATGTTGTTTACAACATGACCTACAATACGTTTTTAGATTTTAATGAAGAAACTACATTTTCTGCAACAGGCCTGCCTGATGGTACCTCAGTAAGTTTTAACCCTACAACTGCAACTGCAAATAATACTGCTGTTGAAATGACGATAACAGGAATAGATAACGATAATGTTGGTTTTTACAATATAACTGTAACAGGTACTTCTACTTCAACAACTAAGAACACAGCTATTGAATTAAATATATTTTCATCTCAAATAAATACTCCAATATTAAGTTTTCCAGAAAATGAAAGTAGCGGATTATTAGCACCTTATAATTTAAGCTGGAACGAAGATGAAAATATTAAAAATTATATTATCGAAATAGCATCAGATGCATTATTTGAAACTGTTTTAGAAACTGCAACCTTAAATTCCTCATATTTCGAACCTCAATCTTTAGAATTTAACACCACTTATTATTGGAGAATAAAAGGAACTAATAACTGTAGTGAAAGTGCTTTTTCAAATTACTACAGCTTTACAACAGCAAATGTTGTTTGCGATTCATATACTTCAATAAATAAACCAATAAATATACCTGATAATAATACCACAGGAGCAAATTCAAATATAAGTATAACAACCAATAAAATTATTACAGATGTAAATGTTACAGTAACTGCTCCTCACGAGTGGGTTGGAGATTTATCTTTATATTTAATTAGCCCAACAGGCACAAAAGTATTATTATCTGCAAACAATGGAAATGAGGGGCTAAATTATACAAATACAAATTTTGATGATAGTGCTGAAGTATCCATAACTTCTGGAACCCCTCCTTTTACAGGAACTTTTAAACCTCAAGGTAATTTAGCCGCTTTTAATGAAGAAGAATCTTATGGAGATTGGATATTGCAAGCTATTGATGCCGGGCCAGAAGATACAGGTTCTATTAATAGTTGGAGCATAGAAATTTGTGGGGTGGCTGTAAATAGTAACGATGATGATAAAGATGGTGTTTTTAATGAAGATGATATTTGCCCTGAAACTCCTTTAGGAAGTACTGTAGATAGTTCAGGATGCCCAATATTCTCTTTACCAGCAGATAATTTTACAATAGAAACTATTAGTGAAACTTGTCCAAACAAAGATAATGGTCAAATTTTAATTTCAGCTAAAGAAACATATACATACAATGTAACATTAAATGGAGTTGCAGCTGCGTTACAAAATACGGATTTACCTCCTGGAAATTATACTATTTGTATTGGTGTTGAAGAAGATGAAAATTATAAACAGTGTTATGATGTGGTTATAGATGAAGGAACTACAATTTCTGGAAAAGTAGCTATCGATTCTGGAAAAGCTGCTATAGAAATAGAACAAGGTACTGGTCCATTTATAGTTTATGTAAACAATAAAATAACTTTAGAAACTGCTGCTCCAATTTTTACAATTAATGTAAACCACGGAGATAAAGTTGAAATAAAATCTAGTGTTTCTTGTGAAGGTGTTTTTGCAAAAACAATTAATTTGTTCGATGAAATTATTGCATACCCAAATCCTACAAAAGGAAATTTAGAAATTGCGTTACCAGTTTCTGTAAACACTGTAAAAATTGAAGTGTACAATATACAGTCACAATTAATTTCTGTACAAAATTATACGGTAACTAATAATAAGGTTCAATTAAATTTAGCTAATAATGCTACAGGATTATACTTTGCAAAAGTTTATTTAGAAGAGCCTATAGTTCTTAAAATTATTAAAGAATAA
- a CDS encoding bifunctional riboflavin kinase/FAD synthetase — protein sequence MKIFNNLSKFKSINKTFVTIGTFDGVHIGHQKVIKKLIKSAKNNKATSVLLTFFPHPRMVLQKDLDIKLINTIEERTKLLENLGLDILVIHEFSKSFAKLSALDFVRNILVNTLNISRLVIGYDHHFGKNREGNFEQLQDYGYTYNFKVKKITQQEISDITVSSTKIRKAIENGEIVKANSYLGYNFMLTGTVVKGKNLGEKIGFPTANIHIPETYKLIPKTGAYIIKSKIDGEEVFGMMNIGFRPTVGGKNQTIEVHFFNFDKQIYDEKIQIEVLKFLREEQKFDAIEVLKNQLIKDKNTCLEYINNNFLNEI from the coding sequence TTGAAAATTTTCAACAATTTATCTAAATTTAAATCAATCAATAAAACTTTTGTTACCATTGGTACTTTTGATGGTGTTCATATTGGACATCAAAAGGTAATTAAAAAATTGATAAAAAGTGCTAAAAATAATAAAGCAACGTCTGTATTGCTTACTTTTTTTCCACATCCACGTATGGTGTTGCAAAAAGATTTAGACATTAAATTAATTAATACTATTGAAGAACGAACAAAATTATTGGAAAATTTAGGGTTAGATATTTTAGTAATTCACGAATTTTCAAAGAGTTTTGCTAAACTTTCGGCTTTAGATTTTGTAAGAAATATTTTAGTAAATACGCTAAATATTTCAAGATTGGTAATTGGTTACGATCATCATTTTGGAAAAAATAGAGAAGGTAATTTTGAACAATTACAAGATTATGGATATACCTATAATTTTAAGGTAAAAAAAATAACGCAACAAGAAATTAGCGATATTACTGTTAGTTCAACAAAAATTAGGAAAGCCATAGAAAACGGGGAAATTGTAAAAGCTAATAGTTATTTAGGATACAATTTTATGTTAACCGGAACGGTGGTGAAAGGTAAAAATTTAGGTGAAAAAATTGGGTTTCCAACAGCAAATATACATATTCCAGAAACCTATAAATTAATTCCTAAAACGGGTGCATATATTATAAAATCAAAGATAGATGGTGAAGAAGTGTTTGGAATGATGAATATTGGGTTTAGACCAACTGTTGGTGGTAAAAATCAAACTATTGAAGTTCATTTCTTTAATTTCGATAAGCAAATTTATGATGAAAAAATTCAGATTGAAGTATTGAAATTTTTAAGAGAAGAACAAAAATTTGATGCTATAGAAGTATTAAAAAATCAATTAATAAAAGACAAAAACACTTGTTTAGAGTATATTAATAATAACTTTTTAAATGAAATTTAA
- the serS gene encoding serine--tRNA ligase, whose product MLQVAFIRENTEAVLKGLEKRNLKNAADLVAQTIAADESRRSIQTELDAVLAESNKLSKDIGQLFKSGERQKAEVLKQKTVLLKQKSKDLADNLQNKATELQELLYLIPNIPNEIVPAGSTEEDNLNVLQEGEIPVLHADALPHWELAKKYDIIDFELGNKISGAGFPVYKGKGAKLQRALINYFLDKNTEAGYNEVQVPLLVNEASGFGTGQLPDKEGQMYHDAQDNLYLIPTAEVPVTNIYRDVILKESDFPILNTAYTPCFRREAGSYGAHVRGLNRLHQFDKIEIVRIEHPSNSYKALDSMVAHVKGILNELNLPFRILRLCGGDIGFTSALTYDFEVFSTAQDRWLEVSSVSNFEAFQANRLKLRFKNSEGKSELAHTLNGSSLALPRVLAGLLENCQTPEGIKIPKVLVPYCGFELIN is encoded by the coding sequence ATGTTACAAGTTGCATTTATTAGAGAAAACACAGAAGCTGTTTTAAAGGGTTTAGAAAAAAGAAATTTAAAAAACGCTGCTGATTTGGTTGCACAAACCATTGCTGCTGATGAAAGTAGAAGATCAATTCAAACTGAATTGGATGCTGTATTGGCAGAATCTAATAAATTATCGAAAGATATTGGGCAATTATTTAAATCTGGTGAACGACAAAAAGCCGAAGTTTTAAAGCAAAAGACAGTTTTATTAAAACAAAAATCTAAAGATTTAGCTGACAACCTTCAAAATAAGGCAACAGAATTACAAGAATTATTGTATTTAATTCCAAATATTCCTAATGAAATTGTTCCTGCAGGTTCTACAGAAGAAGATAATTTAAATGTATTACAAGAAGGTGAAATTCCTGTATTACACGCAGATGCTTTACCACATTGGGAATTGGCAAAAAAGTACGATATTATTGATTTTGAACTTGGAAATAAAATTTCAGGAGCCGGTTTTCCAGTATATAAAGGTAAAGGTGCAAAATTACAACGCGCTTTAATCAATTATTTTTTAGATAAAAACACCGAAGCTGGATATAATGAAGTGCAAGTGCCACTTTTAGTAAATGAAGCTTCAGGGTTTGGAACTGGGCAATTGCCAGATAAAGAAGGGCAAATGTACCACGATGCACAAGATAATTTATATTTAATTCCTACGGCAGAAGTTCCAGTAACTAATATTTATAGAGATGTTATTTTAAAAGAAAGTGATTTTCCTATATTAAATACCGCATATACACCTTGTTTTAGACGCGAAGCTGGTTCATACGGAGCGCATGTACGTGGTTTAAATAGATTGCATCAATTTGATAAAATTGAAATAGTTAGAATTGAACACCCATCTAATTCTTATAAAGCTTTAGATAGTATGGTTGCACACGTAAAAGGAATTTTAAACGAATTAAATTTACCTTTTAGAATTTTACGTTTATGTGGTGGAGATATTGGATTTACATCTGCATTAACGTACGATTTTGAAGTGTTTTCAACAGCACAAGATCGTTGGTTAGAAGTAAGTTCTGTTTCTAATTTTGAAGCATTTCAGGCAAATCGTTTAAAACTTCGTTTTAAAAATAGTGAAGGAAAAAGCGAATTAGCACACACACTTAATGGAAGTTCTTTAGCATTACCACGCGTGTTAGCAGGTTTGTTAGAAAATTGCCAAACACCTGAGGGAATTAAAATCCCTAAGGTGCTAGTTCCATACTGTGGATTTGAGCTTATTAACTAG
- a CDS encoding tetratricopeptide repeat protein, producing MRKILILLICCFSLQIHAQESSLAYLYLRNGEYEKAAAIYKNLHEKNPLNSNYLTNLIESYRQLEKFNEVALLINTQLKKIPNQYYLLVELGYNYQLQYKQDSASFFYEKALNSIEKKRNQGYLIGRSFQQNHLLDYALAAFQKSMEVNPNSNYNLQIAAIYGEKGDLENMFNTYLNLVETNVNYLPTSKTYIGKYITDDAENEANIFLRKLLIKRLQNNPQNSWNQLLSWLYTQQKEYGKALIQEKALFKRDPNSLKGITDLGEIAYADKDYLVSKNCFNYVISHTKNLEDQLRAKLYLLQIAIETENEVSVIEQQFQQIFMEYGKNEHTIAVQIVYADFLAFRKNESKNAISLLKEALKLPINEFQKGNLKTKLADILVYSNKFNSALIYYTQVQNNLKNNSIGQTARFKIAQTSYFKGDFEWAQSQLKVLKNSTSQLIANDALDLNLLITDNIVKDSLKIALKTYAKADLLAFQNKNQQAVDTLQVILTNFKGHSLEDEALFKQAKLLEKLNDFTRAENNYIQIIALNKEDILVDDAVYYLAELYLNKLNNIEKAKAYYQKIIFEYPSSIYLVDARKKYRKLRGDTLN from the coding sequence ATGCGTAAAATTTTAATCTTACTTATATGTTGTTTTTCCTTGCAAATACATGCGCAAGAATCTTCACTAGCCTATTTATATCTTAGAAATGGTGAGTATGAAAAAGCAGCTGCTATTTATAAAAATTTACACGAAAAAAATCCATTAAACAGTAATTATCTAACTAATTTAATAGAGAGTTATCGACAACTAGAAAAATTTAATGAAGTAGCTTTATTAATAAATACACAATTAAAAAAAATACCAAATCAATATTATTTATTGGTTGAGTTAGGGTATAATTATCAGTTGCAATACAAACAAGACAGCGCCTCTTTTTTTTATGAAAAAGCATTAAATTCAATAGAAAAAAAGCGAAATCAAGGCTATTTAATAGGTAGATCGTTTCAACAAAACCATTTGCTAGATTATGCACTTGCAGCTTTTCAAAAATCGATGGAAGTAAATCCGAATTCGAATTACAACCTACAAATTGCAGCCATTTATGGTGAAAAGGGCGATTTAGAAAATATGTTTAATACCTATTTAAATTTGGTTGAAACCAATGTAAATTATTTACCAACTTCAAAAACTTATATTGGGAAGTATATTACCGATGATGCTGAAAATGAAGCTAATATTTTTCTGAGAAAATTATTAATTAAAAGATTGCAAAACAATCCGCAAAATAGTTGGAATCAACTATTGAGCTGGTTATATACCCAACAAAAAGAGTATGGTAAAGCTTTAATACAAGAAAAAGCATTATTTAAAAGAGATCCAAATAGTTTAAAAGGTATTACAGATTTGGGTGAAATTGCTTATGCAGATAAAGATTATTTGGTGTCTAAAAACTGTTTTAACTATGTTATTTCGCACACAAAAAATTTAGAAGATCAATTAAGAGCAAAATTATATTTATTACAAATAGCAATTGAAACGGAGAATGAAGTTTCTGTTATAGAACAACAATTTCAACAAATTTTTATGGAGTATGGCAAAAATGAACATACAATTGCCGTACAAATTGTGTATGCAGATTTTTTAGCATTTAGGAAAAATGAATCAAAAAATGCAATTTCATTATTAAAAGAAGCTCTTAAATTACCTATAAACGAATTTCAGAAAGGAAATTTAAAAACGAAATTAGCAGATATTTTAGTTTATTCTAATAAATTTAATTCGGCTTTAATTTATTACACACAAGTTCAAAACAATTTAAAAAATAATAGTATTGGACAAACAGCACGATTTAAAATTGCACAAACTTCCTATTTTAAAGGAGATTTTGAATGGGCACAATCACAATTAAAAGTATTAAAAAATTCAACATCGCAATTAATAGCAAATGATGCATTGGACTTAAATTTATTAATTACAGATAATATTGTAAAAGATAGTTTAAAAATTGCATTAAAAACATATGCAAAAGCCGATTTATTGGCCTTTCAAAATAAAAACCAACAAGCAGTAGATACATTACAAGTAATTTTAACAAATTTTAAAGGACATTCATTAGAAGATGAGGCGTTATTTAAACAAGCTAAATTATTGGAGAAATTAAATGATTTTACACGAGCAGAAAATAATTATATACAAATTATAGCACTTAATAAAGAAGATATTTTAGTAGATGACGCAGTCTATTATTTGGCAGAATTGTATTTAAATAAATTAAATAATATTGAAAAAGCTAAAGCATATTATCAAAAAATTATTTTTGAATATCCTTCAAGTATATATTTAGTTGATGCACGAAAAAAATATAGAAAATTACGTGGAGATACACTTAATTAA